Proteins encoded in a region of the Lepeophtheirus salmonis chromosome 6, UVic_Lsal_1.4, whole genome shotgun sequence genome:
- the LOC121120673 gene encoding uncharacterized protein, producing MSPTTSSLRNIPSTSKGGRGGGASSRVRHPSADRHQRSNGKQINGSADARGRSSMEVGLSTPIPLVQSSDGEDDIKSWCTGGDLTMNQRGQTEIDVIREWFVNIFTPFEKTADLVVMDFKFEQMSHLRNSLPAGSSTGIPLSNTSSKPVNGKHNGNDSLSDALKSDKDEYDFDEEEMNDSNNICEKHFTVLKRATVNLLVQGKPKTYSVVIKVLPTDDSERYTTRSKFEQLLKFSKEVQVYLRVVQCMVVYDEKRYPSACVEPPVPRCYLGQLDAQNDVLVLENLSFSGYKKYTGGLHIGDVDHCRVVLRRLAFFHAFSTLIQRDSEQCVTGMFPFAVDATSFREIFRTRTRIVKRELTRYLVSKVPRGYASVVKASREDIKEMGDKIERHLRELFWRLVDLRAPPDGEDPRFTVLAHGAVDLRNIMFQYDEVSGRPICAKFLDFSTLTVSSPVIDITYFLHSSVAPELASHHHATLLQVYHRAHLEAIKSFGMHGYEMELEDLINEYQAKQDYGSMMACLLKPALYVLQSLNHAPSAPNRQSCDSKQQDLMSSHRRRRRRRSTSEDEMDPPTVEEVPPLPHSNSEEDSFTGSLKIDKNLVPVDLRLHGYLSALAKACPCPCSVGNRELTIAELSADSLEDLHMVAREQQVPGVKTLDCGGSKSTFKKFILGLLHPSKNQEDFSLNNGKYHSPSSAKSNGATDTKT from the exons GGTGAGGACGATATAAAGTCCTGGTGCACAGGGGGTGATCTAACAATGAATCAAAGAGGACAAACAGAGATTGATGTTATAAGGGAATGGTTTGTCAATATATTCACTCCATTTGAAAAAACAGCGGATCTTGTCGTCATGGACTTTAAGTTTGAACAAATGTCACATTTACGTAATTCTCTTCCTGCTGGTTCATCTACTGGCATTCCCTTATCCAACACATCTTCAAAGCCAGTCAATGGTAAACATAATGGAAATGATTCGTTGTCAGATGCATTGAAGTCAGATAAAGATGAATATGACTTTGATGAAGAGGAAATGAacgattcaaataatatttgtgagAAACATTTTACGGTCCTTAAAAGGGCAACTGTGAATCTGTTGGTGCAAGGGAAGCCGAAAACATATTCTGTAGTGATTAAAGTCCTGCCAACTGATGACTCTGAGCGTTATACAACAAG GTCAAAATTCGAACAACTGCTAAAGTTCAGTAAAGAAGTTCAAGTTTATTTACGTGTTGTACAATGTATGGTAGTGTATGATGAAAAGCGATATCCAAGTGCCTGTGTAGAGCCTCCAGTCCCTCGGTGCTATCTTGGACAATTAGATGCTCAAAATGATGTGTTAGTTTTAGAAAATCTCTCATTTTCAGGCTATAAGAAATACACTGGCGGTTTACATATTGGAGATGTGGACCATTGTCGTGTAGTTCTACGAAGACTTGCATTTTTTCATGCTTTTAGTACTCTAATACAAAG AGACTCAGAACAATGTGTCACAGGAATGTTTCCCTTTGCAGTCGATGCAACATCCTTTCGCGAAATATTTCGTACTCGCACACGCATTGTAAAACGTGAATTAACACGTTATTTGGTGTCTAAAGTTCCGAGAGGCTATGCTTCAGTTGTAAAGGCTTCCAGAGAAGACATCAAGGAAATGGGGGATAAAATAGAAAGACATTTACGGGAGCTTTTTTGGCGACTCGTGGATCTTCGAGCTCCTCCTGATGGAGAGGATCCTCGATTTACAGTTTTAGCCCATGGAGCAGTGGACTTGCGGAATATCATGTTTCAATATGATGAAGTATCTGGAAGGCCTATTTGTGCCAAGTTTTTGGACTTTAGTACTCTGACAGTCTCAAGTCCAGTTATAGATATcacttattttcttcattcgtCCGTTGCGCCTGAACTGGCGTCTCATCATCACGCTACACTTCTTCAAGTATATCACCGTGCTCATTTGGAAGCAATTAAGTCCTTTG gaatgCACGGCTATGAAATGGAATTAGAAGACTTGATCAACGAATATCAAGCAAAGCAAGACTATGGTTCTATGATGGCATGTCTTTTAAAACCTGCTCTTTACGTTCTCCAGAGCTTAAACCATGCCCCATCCGCTCCAAATAGACAAAGCTGTGATTCAAAACAACAAGATTTGATGAGTAGTCATCGTCGCCGTCGTCGAAGAAGGTCAACATCAGAGGATGAAATGGATCCGCCCACAGTAGAAGAAGTCCCACCTCTTCCACATTCAAACTCTGAAGAGGACTCCTTTACAGGAAGtcttaaaatagataaaaatttagTCCCAGTTGACTTAAGACTCCATGGGTATTTATCAGCTCTTGCTAAGGCATGTCCTTGCCCATGTTCCGTTGGGAATAGGGAGCTAACGATTGCAGAGCTTAGTGCCGACTCTCTTGAAGACCTACATATGGTTGCTCGAGAACAACAAGTACCTGGAGTTAAAACCCTGGATTGTGGAGGGTCGAAATCCacatttaaaaagttcattCTGGGACTTCTTCATCCTTCAAAAAACCAAGAGGATTTTAGCCTAAACAACGGAAAATATCATTCTCCCTCATCCGCTAAGTCAAATGGAGCAACTGACACAAAGacataa